A region from the Peromyscus maniculatus bairdii isolate BWxNUB_F1_BW_parent chromosome 5, HU_Pman_BW_mat_3.1, whole genome shotgun sequence genome encodes:
- the Mc1r gene encoding melanocyte-stimulating hormone receptor: MPTQGPQKRLLGSLNSTSTATPHLGLATNQTGPWCLQVSIPDGLFLSLGLVSLVENVLVVIAITKNRNLHSPMYSFICCLALSDLMVSISMVLETAIILLLEAGALVTRAALVQQLDNVIDVLICGSMVSSLCFLGVIAIDRYISIFYALRYHSIVTLPRARRAIVGIWVASIFFSTLFITYYNHTAVLICLVTFFLAMLALMAILYVHMLTRAYQHAQGIAQLQKRQGSTRQGFCLKGAATLTIILGIFFLCWGPFFLHLTLIVLCPQHPTCSCIFKNFNLYLVLIIFSSIVDPLIYAFRSQELRMTLREVLLCSW; encoded by the coding sequence ATGCCCACCCAGGGGCCTCAGAAGAGGCTTCTGGGTTCTCTCAACTCCACCTCCACAGCCACCCCTCACCTTGGACTGGCCACAAACCAGACAGGGCCTTGGTGCCTGCAGGTGTCTATCCCGGATGGCCTCTTCCTCAGCCTGGGGCTGGTGAGTCTGGTGGAGAATGTGCTGGTCGTGATAGCCATCACCAAAAACCGCAACCTGCACTCGCCCATGTATTCCTTCATCTGCTGTCTGGCCCTGTCTGACCTGATGGTGAGTataagcatggtgctggagacggCTATCATCCTGCTGCTGGAGGCAGGGGCCCTGGTGACCCGGGCCGCTTTGGTGCAACAGCTGGACAATGTCATTGACGTGCTCATCTGTGGCTCCATGGTGTCCAGTCTTTGCTTCCTCGGTGTCATTGCCATAGACCGCTACATCTCCATCTTCTATGCATTACGTTATCACAGCATTGTGACGCTGCCCCGGGCACGACGGGCCATCGTGGGCATCTGGGTGGCCAGCATCTTCTTCAGCACCCTCTTTATCACCTACTACAACCACACAGCCGTCCTAATCTGCCTTGTCACTTTCTTTCTAGCCATGCTGGCCCTCATGGCAATTCTGTATGTCCACATGCTCACCCGAGCATACCAGCATGCCCAGGGGATTGCCCAGCTCCAGAAGAGGCAGGGCTCCACCCGCCAAGGCTTCTGCCTTAAGGGTGCCGCCACCCTTACTATCATTCTGGGAATTTTCTTCCTGTGCTGGGGCCCCTTCTTCCTGCATCTCACACTCATCGTCCTCTGCCCTCAGCACCCCACCTGCAGCTGCATCTTTAAGAACTTCAACCTCTACCTCGTTCTCATCATCTTCAGCTCCATCGTCGACCCCCTCATCTATGCTTTTCGGAGCCAGGAGCTCCGCATGACACTCAGGGAGGTGCTGCTGTGCTCCTGGTGA